A single Candidatus Rokuibacteriota bacterium DNA region contains:
- a CDS encoding zinc ribbon domain-containing protein, whose translation MPQYDFFCEKCSKEVSLTLTFSEREKGDFQCPQCGGKNLQPLMATFFSKTSRKS comes from the coding sequence ATGCCTCAGTACGATTTCTTCTGCGAGAAGTGCAGCAAGGAGGTCTCGCTGACACTGACGTTCAGTGAGCGGGAGAAGGGCGACTTCCAGTGCCCGCAGTGCGGTGGCAAGAACCTCCAGCCCTTGATGGCCACGTTCTTTTCCAAGACGTCCCGGAAGAGCTAG
- a CDS encoding creatininase family protein, whose translation MSLYRLEELSTRALDRLPREQTIVILPVSPLEEHGPHLPLGVDAFTAEHFARALAARIVIERAGWCVVLAPLLHLGSFTFDHVGTVYRFPVFRTNFPLLLSLLLGAAAVVALWLLR comes from the coding sequence TTGAGCCTCTACAGGCTCGAGGAGCTCTCCACGCGCGCCCTCGACCGGCTCCCCCGCGAGCAGACCATCGTGATCCTCCCCGTGAGCCCGCTGGAGGAGCACGGCCCGCACCTCCCACTGGGCGTCGACGCGTTCACGGCCGAGCACTTCGCGCGGGCGCTCGCCGCACGGATCGTCATCGAGCGCGCGGGTTGGTGCGTGGTCCTGGCACCGCTCCTCCACCTCGGGAGCTTCACCTTCGACCACGTGGGCACGGTCTATCGCTTTCCCGTCTTCCGCACGAACTTCCCGCTCCTCCTGAGTCTCCTGCTGGGCGCCGCCGCGGTGGTGGCGCTTTGGCTCCTGCGATGA
- a CDS encoding type 1 glutamine amidotransferase — MSLKGKRVAILAENLYQEMELWVPYYRLKEEGAEVKLVGTGGAKSYASKHGYPVSVDGQAEAVTAVEFDAVIIPGGYAPDLMRRSEAMVKLVREAFQHGKLVAAICHAGWMLASAGIVKGKRATSFFSIKDDMVNAGATWVDAEVVVDGNLITSRKPDDLPAFCREIVRALAKT; from the coding sequence ATGAGCTTGAAAGGCAAGCGGGTCGCGATCCTCGCGGAAAACCTGTACCAGGAGATGGAGCTCTGGGTCCCCTACTACCGGCTGAAGGAGGAGGGGGCCGAGGTCAAACTGGTAGGCACAGGCGGCGCGAAGTCGTACGCCTCCAAGCACGGGTATCCGGTCTCGGTTGATGGCCAGGCCGAGGCCGTGACCGCGGTCGAGTTCGACGCCGTGATCATTCCCGGCGGCTATGCGCCCGACCTGATGCGGCGGTCGGAGGCGATGGTGAAGCTGGTCCGGGAGGCCTTCCAGCACGGCAAGCTGGTCGCGGCCATCTGCCACGCGGGCTGGATGCTGGCCTCCGCGGGGATCGTCAAGGGCAAGCGCGCGACCAGCTTCTTCTCGATCAAGGACGACATGGTGAACGCGGGCGCGACCTGGGTCGACGCCGAGGTCGTGGTGGACGGGAACCTGATCACCTCCCGCAAGCCCGACGACCTCCCCGCCTTCTGCCGCGAGATCGTGAGGGCTCTCGCCAAGACCTGA
- a CDS encoding D-2-hydroxyacid dehydrogenase, with protein MRARSVLLYHPEEADAYARLVKAPRGAILLHSCATPEEASFVIEEAEILYAWNFPAELLARAGRLRWIQVMGAGAERFLVPELPRSAVITRAAGVFGPWMAEYTLAWCAWVTQRMEQFREAQRHHRWAAARPDRLRGQTLAVVGLGDIGREIGRLAHAFGMRVVGVSRSGRKPRGADAVYRPSGLTRAVAGCDFTVVTLPLTADTRGLIGERELRAMKPSAWLLNLGRGPVVQERALLRALEEGWIAGAILDVFDTEPLPADHPFWGRENVVVTPHIAGPSVPEEIAPIFNENLRRYLAGKRPRYVVDRSRGY; from the coding sequence GTGAGAGCCCGCTCCGTCCTCCTCTACCACCCCGAGGAAGCTGACGCCTACGCCCGCCTGGTAAAAGCCCCGCGGGGCGCCATCCTGCTCCATTCCTGCGCCACGCCGGAGGAGGCGTCGTTCGTCATCGAGGAGGCCGAGATCCTCTACGCCTGGAACTTCCCGGCCGAGCTCCTGGCCAGGGCCGGGCGGCTCCGCTGGATCCAGGTCATGGGCGCCGGTGCGGAGAGGTTCCTGGTCCCGGAGCTGCCGCGCTCCGCCGTGATCACGCGGGCGGCCGGGGTCTTCGGGCCGTGGATGGCGGAGTACACCCTGGCCTGGTGTGCGTGGGTCACTCAGCGCATGGAGCAATTCCGGGAGGCCCAGCGACACCACCGCTGGGCCGCGGCGCGTCCCGACCGGCTCAGGGGCCAGACCCTGGCGGTCGTCGGCCTCGGTGACATCGGGCGCGAGATCGGGCGCCTGGCGCACGCCTTCGGAATGCGCGTGGTCGGGGTGAGCCGGAGCGGACGAAAGCCGCGAGGCGCGGACGCCGTCTATCGGCCGTCGGGCCTCACGCGGGCGGTGGCGGGCTGCGACTTCACGGTCGTCACGCTCCCGCTGACGGCCGACACCCGGGGACTCATCGGGGAGCGGGAGCTGCGAGCGATGAAGCCCAGCGCCTGGCTCCTGAACCTCGGCCGGGGACCCGTCGTCCAGGAGCGCGCGCTCCTCCGGGCCCTCGAGGAAGGGTGGATCGCGGGGGCGATCCTCGACGTCTTCGACACCGAGCCTCTTCCCGCCGACCACCCGTTCTGGGGCCGGGAAAACGTCGTGGTCACCCCGCACATCGCCGGGCCCAGTGTCCCCGAGGAGATCGCGCCGATCTTCAACGAGAACCTGCGCCGGTACCTCGCGGGAAAGAGGCCCCGCTACGTGGTTGACCGCTCTCGCGGCTACTGA
- a CDS encoding NAD-dependent epimerase/dehydratase family protein: protein MRVLVMGGTEFVSLHLVRALVRDGHAVTVFNRGRQSHRLPAGVELIAGDRKGHAGLATALAGRAFDAVCDVTYAPTTGEDVAALADAVAQNQPHVIFMSSGRVYDHALPIPYDEDTPRGEYWGDYARHKTAGEDALLERHRATGLPVTIVRPTHVLGPLNTRYNETFFFDRILRGRPILVPGHGGWLRQFGHVEDLADAIAAMLGNPKSFGQAYNVTGEEIVTQLGFVEVIAEVLERPLELTPFDPALFKELDFKGPVFGQNLVYDCHAVYTTWKLRRELGLRPRYTLASGLRQTFEWYLKEGLERRPVDFSLEDRLRARLGP, encoded by the coding sequence ATGCGCGTCCTCGTGATGGGGGGCACCGAGTTCGTCAGCCTGCACCTGGTCCGTGCGCTGGTCCGCGACGGGCACGCGGTGACCGTATTCAACCGCGGGCGCCAGAGCCACCGGCTCCCGGCCGGTGTGGAGCTCATCGCCGGCGACCGGAAGGGTCACGCCGGCCTGGCCACCGCGCTCGCGGGCCGTGCCTTCGACGCCGTCTGCGACGTGACCTATGCGCCGACCACGGGAGAGGATGTGGCGGCGCTCGCCGACGCCGTAGCCCAGAACCAGCCCCACGTCATCTTCATGTCCTCGGGACGCGTCTACGACCACGCGCTCCCGATTCCCTACGACGAGGACACGCCCAGGGGCGAGTACTGGGGCGACTACGCGCGCCACAAGACGGCGGGCGAGGACGCGCTCCTGGAGCGCCACCGCGCCACAGGCCTGCCCGTCACCATCGTCCGCCCGACTCACGTCCTGGGCCCGCTCAACACCCGCTACAACGAGACCTTTTTCTTCGACCGGATCCTCCGCGGACGGCCCATCCTGGTGCCGGGCCACGGTGGGTGGCTCCGCCAGTTCGGCCATGTCGAGGACCTCGCCGACGCCATCGCCGCCATGCTGGGAAACCCGAAGAGCTTCGGCCAGGCCTACAACGTCACCGGCGAGGAGATCGTGACCCAGCTCGGCTTCGTGGAGGTGATCGCCGAGGTCCTGGAACGCCCGCTGGAGCTGACCCCCTTCGATCCCGCGCTCTTCAAAGAGTTGGACTTCAAGGGGCCGGTGTTCGGCCAGAATCTCGTCTACGACTGCCACGCGGTCTACACGACCTGGAAGCTCCGGCGTGAGCTGGGCCTCCGCCCGCGCTACACGCTGGCGTCAGGTCTCCGCCAGACCTTCGAGTGGTACTTGAAGGAAGGGCTCGAGCGGCGGCCGGTGGACTTCAGCCTGGAGGACCGCCTGCGCGCGCGCCTCGGGCCGTGA
- a CDS encoding Lrp/AsnC ligand binding domain-containing protein, which produces MKAYVLIEATAGKTKAVKKSLSRIKAGRCTVHSLDAVTGPYDFIAVVEGPNLDAIGQLVTEAIGTIDGVTRTTTCVAVAIG; this is translated from the coding sequence ATGAAAGCCTACGTCCTGATCGAGGCCACCGCGGGGAAGACCAAGGCAGTCAAGAAGTCCCTCTCCAGGATCAAGGCCGGACGCTGCACGGTGCACTCGCTGGACGCGGTGACCGGACCGTACGACTTCATCGCGGTCGTCGAGGGACCGAACCTGGACGCCATCGGCCAGCTCGTGACCGAGGCGATCGGAACCATCGACGGCGTCACCCGGACCACCACGTGCGTGGCTGTGGCGATCGGCTGA